From the genome of Fimbriimonadaceae bacterium, one region includes:
- a CDS encoding nitroreductase family protein — translation MPESFKPVPYRPERVPVDQVRERIEKEYEIANARRTVRQFSCDPVPRDVIEKAILVAGTAPSGAHRQPWHFAAIGDPEMKRKIRTATEVEERAFYDDRAPDEWLEALAPLGTDFRKEHITAAPWVIVVFRRDYDLLPDGGRLKNYYMTESVGIAVGFLIQALHHAGLATLTHTPAPMTFLRDLCGRPINEKPFVLMPVGYPHPDCMVPDLGRKSLAEISSFFTE, via the coding sequence ATGCCCGAATCGTTTAAGCCTGTCCCCTATCGACCGGAGCGCGTGCCGGTCGATCAGGTTCGAGAACGTATTGAGAAGGAGTATGAGATTGCTAACGCCAGGCGGACCGTTCGGCAGTTTTCATGCGATCCCGTTCCGAGAGATGTCATCGAGAAGGCGATTCTCGTCGCGGGTACGGCTCCAAGTGGAGCCCATCGCCAGCCGTGGCATTTTGCAGCGATCGGCGACCCGGAGATGAAGCGGAAGATTCGAACCGCTACCGAGGTTGAGGAGCGAGCGTTTTATGATGATCGCGCACCCGATGAGTGGCTTGAGGCGCTTGCTCCGCTTGGCACCGACTTTCGCAAAGAGCACATAACGGCTGCGCCTTGGGTGATCGTTGTTTTTCGTCGCGATTACGACCTGCTGCCCGACGGTGGACGGTTAAAGAACTACTACATGACCGAATCGGTGGGGATTGCGGTCGGATTCCTGATTCAAGCCCTGCACCATGCGGGTCTTGCGACACTCACTCACACTCCCGCTCCAATGACATTCTTACGCGATCTTTGCGGCAGGCCGATTAACGAAAAGCCCTTTGTGCTTATGCCGGTTGGTTACCCTCATCCGGATTGCATGGTGCCCGATCTTGGGCGCAAGTCTCTTGCAGAGATCAGCTCGTTCTTTACAGAATAA
- a CDS encoding GNAT family N-acetyltransferase, translating into MAGRIREALLDDAHEMARLSVQLGYSVSLERMRSSLQSFLDDPERFVFVVESENKIVGWMGARLDAELTSEPYLLISGLVVDEDSRGEGHGKALINHAFALADQLGVEKVRLRMNEKRTEAHDFYVRLGFEEIKRQVVFERLMSV; encoded by the coding sequence ATGGCTGGTCGAATTCGCGAGGCGCTCCTTGACGATGCCCATGAGATGGCGCGGTTAAGTGTCCAGCTTGGCTACTCGGTGAGCCTCGAACGCATGCGGTCATCCCTTCAATCGTTTCTTGACGACCCTGAGCGTTTTGTGTTTGTGGTCGAGTCGGAGAATAAGATAGTCGGCTGGATGGGCGCTCGCCTTGATGCTGAACTGACAAGCGAGCCTTACTTGCTGATTTCGGGCCTCGTTGTGGACGAGGACAGTCGGGGCGAGGGGCACGGCAAGGCGCTCATCAACCATGCCTTTGCACTTGCCGATCAATTGGGCGTCGAAAAAGTGCGCCTGCGCATGAATGAGAAACGAACGGAGGCGCACGACTTTTATGTGCGGTTGGGGTTTGAGGAGATCAAACGCCAGGTTGTTTTTGAGCGATTGATGAGCGTTTAG
- a CDS encoding response regulator, whose protein sequence is MTRVLVIDDEPDVLQAVARRLERCGYGVETAVSAEDGIKKVFDTARPFDVIVTDMSMDDPEAGLHVLSAAFSRDLFAEVIVMTAYGNVANAVECMKRGAFDYVEKNSPGIDTFELLTLKIDQAMERRRRDMRTIELWERTAKVREREKAPSLPD, encoded by the coding sequence ATGACGCGTGTTTTGGTGATTGACGACGAGCCCGATGTCTTGCAGGCCGTAGCTCGTCGACTTGAAAGGTGCGGCTATGGCGTCGAGACAGCGGTCAGCGCCGAGGACGGAATCAAGAAGGTCTTCGACACCGCGCGACCCTTCGACGTGATCGTCACCGATATGAGCATGGATGACCCCGAAGCAGGCCTCCACGTACTCAGCGCCGCATTCTCGCGTGATCTCTTCGCCGAAGTTATCGTCATGACCGCCTACGGCAACGTTGCAAATGCCGTCGAATGCATGAAGCGTGGAGCGTTCGATTACGTCGAGAAAAACTCCCCGGGCATTGATACATTCGAACTGCTCACTCTAAAGATTGATCAAGCGATGGAAAGACGTCGGCGCGACATGCGCACGATTGAATTGTGGGAGCGGACTGCAAAAGTCCGAGAAAGAGAAAAGGCTCCAAGCCTTCCTGATTAG